Proteins encoded by one window of Yersinia massiliensis:
- a CDS encoding DMT family transporter, whose product MSGFMYLMMAIVAEVVATTMLKASEGFTRLVPSIVVVIGYCIAFWGLSQVVKTMPLGIAYAIWSGLGIVIVSVAATFLYQQKLDWAAIVGMTLIVAGVLVINLLSKTPMH is encoded by the coding sequence ATGAGCGGTTTCATGTACTTAATGATGGCAATAGTGGCTGAGGTCGTCGCAACCACGATGTTGAAAGCCTCTGAGGGTTTTACCCGCTTAGTCCCCTCTATTGTGGTGGTGATTGGTTACTGTATTGCTTTTTGGGGACTTTCGCAGGTGGTGAAAACCATGCCATTAGGTATCGCCTATGCCATTTGGTCAGGGTTAGGGATTGTTATTGTGTCAGTGGCAGCCACCTTTTTGTATCAACAAAAATTGGATTGGGCGGCCATTGTCGGTATGACGCTGATTGTCGCGGGCGTATTGGTGATTAATTTATTGTCGAAAACACCTATGCACTAA